A single Rhopalosiphum padi isolate XX-2018 chromosome 4, ASM2088224v1, whole genome shotgun sequence DNA region contains:
- the LOC132930518 gene encoding leukocyte elastase inhibitor-like isoform X1 → MARWRTVQSATVPFVYTSSVAVQLLIAAVAALSSSASASGWTNSTDVIRVVQFSNSLVPPLFNHYSRGRDNLVLAPFGVATNVAMMLEGLQGRAAEEVTALFRLQAKEVRQQLRRGFKMIFDTFGDDSDGDFAGSYNKASVTSSRVMPSSYINRLSKYYQANVTTIRSENSNNSLSDILELRSDTGIISHWKDYQKLATYTYLSYQPSAPFTKADGSIVHVPMIPQTGMFKIGYVPQLKCLAAELMFETDKVSMLIMMPDDVNGSELMIERLSKDNFLDILDSLGYQNTEVLLPQLAAFTNGLDLEPFFKKLGVKAAFNQTVGGGGNNSNKTSSMSGDHASKSPVVTLLSMKQNAYFSMSFITINSVGSVGTKLGIRPSASRQKRGIATKVVFDRPFVFFVYNKLTGLIMLAGKITNPTQVPNSSK, encoded by the exons ATGGCTCGGTGGCGCACGGTCCAATCCGCGACAG TGCCGTTCGTATACACATCTTCCGTCGCGGTGCAATTGCTGATAGCTGCAGTGGCAGCTTTGTCTTCGTCGGCGTCAGCTTCGGGATGGACCAACTCGACGGACGTAATCCGGGTAGTTCAGTTCAGCAACAGTCTGGTGCCTCCTCTGTTTAac CACTACTCCAGAGGCCGAGACAACCTGGTATTGGCGCCATTCGGGGTAGCTACTAACGTGGCCATGATGCTGGAAGGTTTGCAAGGTCGGGCCGCCGAAGAGGTAACCGCGCTGTTCCGGCTCCAAGCAAAGGAAGTTCGTCAACAACTGAGGAGaggttttaaaatgatttttgatACGTTCGGG gaTGATTCGGACGGTGATTTTGCCGGATCTTACAACAAAGCATCTGTGACCAGTTCCCGGGTTATGCCATCGTCATACATAAACAGACTTTCGAAATATTACCAAGCTAATGTTACTACAATACGAAGCGAGAATTCGAACAACAGCTTAA gtgATATTTTAGAATTACGGAGTGACACAGGAATAATAAGTCATTGGAAAGACTACCAAAAACTAGCCACGTACACTTACTTATCGTATCAGCCATCAGCACCGTTTACTAAAGCTGATGGTTCAATTGTCCATGTCCCAATGATACCACAGACAGGGATGTTCAAAATCGGATATGTACCACAATTAAAGTGTTTAGCTGCTGAACTAATGTTTGAG ACCGACAAAGTGAGCATGCTCATCATGATGCCGGATGACGTTAACGGTTCCGAGCTGATGATCGAGAGGTTGTCCAAAGATAACTTTTTGGACATTTTAGACTCACTGGGCTACCAAAACACAGAGGTTCTATTGCCACAGCTGGCCGCATTCACCAATGGTCTAGATCTGGAGCCGTTCTTCAAGAAGCTCGGCGTCAAGGCGGCCTTCAACCAGACGGTCGGTGGTGGCGGCAACAACAGTAATAAGACTTCATCGATGAGCGGCGATCACGCGTCCAAGTCTCCCGTGGTCACTTTACTGTCGATGAAACAAAACGCGTACTTTTCAATGTCGTTCATCACAATCAATTCAGTTGGCTCGGTTGGCACAAAGTTAG GTATCCGTCCGTCTGCCTCAAGACAAAAACGAGGCATTGCTACTAAAGTAGTATTTGACAGAccgtttgtattttttgtttacaacaAATTAACTGGACTAATTATGTTGGCAGGAAAAATAACAAACCCTACTCAAGTGCCTAACTCAAGTAAatga
- the LOC132930518 gene encoding leukocyte elastase inhibitor-like isoform X2, protein MMLEGLQGRAAEEVTALFRLQAKEVRQQLRRGFKMIFDTFGDDSDGDFAGSYNKASVTSSRVMPSSYINRLSKYYQANVTTIRSENSNNSLSDILELRSDTGIISHWKDYQKLATYTYLSYQPSAPFTKADGSIVHVPMIPQTGMFKIGYVPQLKCLAAELMFETDKVSMLIMMPDDVNGSELMIERLSKDNFLDILDSLGYQNTEVLLPQLAAFTNGLDLEPFFKKLGVKAAFNQTVGGGGNNSNKTSSMSGDHASKSPVVTLLSMKQNAYFSMSFITINSVGSVGTKLGIRPSASRQKRGIATKVVFDRPFVFFVYNKLTGLIMLAGKITNPTQVPNSSK, encoded by the exons ATGATGCTGGAAGGTTTGCAAGGTCGGGCCGCCGAAGAGGTAACCGCGCTGTTCCGGCTCCAAGCAAAGGAAGTTCGTCAACAACTGAGGAGaggttttaaaatgatttttgatACGTTCGGG gaTGATTCGGACGGTGATTTTGCCGGATCTTACAACAAAGCATCTGTGACCAGTTCCCGGGTTATGCCATCGTCATACATAAACAGACTTTCGAAATATTACCAAGCTAATGTTACTACAATACGAAGCGAGAATTCGAACAACAGCTTAA gtgATATTTTAGAATTACGGAGTGACACAGGAATAATAAGTCATTGGAAAGACTACCAAAAACTAGCCACGTACACTTACTTATCGTATCAGCCATCAGCACCGTTTACTAAAGCTGATGGTTCAATTGTCCATGTCCCAATGATACCACAGACAGGGATGTTCAAAATCGGATATGTACCACAATTAAAGTGTTTAGCTGCTGAACTAATGTTTGAG ACCGACAAAGTGAGCATGCTCATCATGATGCCGGATGACGTTAACGGTTCCGAGCTGATGATCGAGAGGTTGTCCAAAGATAACTTTTTGGACATTTTAGACTCACTGGGCTACCAAAACACAGAGGTTCTATTGCCACAGCTGGCCGCATTCACCAATGGTCTAGATCTGGAGCCGTTCTTCAAGAAGCTCGGCGTCAAGGCGGCCTTCAACCAGACGGTCGGTGGTGGCGGCAACAACAGTAATAAGACTTCATCGATGAGCGGCGATCACGCGTCCAAGTCTCCCGTGGTCACTTTACTGTCGATGAAACAAAACGCGTACTTTTCAATGTCGTTCATCACAATCAATTCAGTTGGCTCGGTTGGCACAAAGTTAG GTATCCGTCCGTCTGCCTCAAGACAAAAACGAGGCATTGCTACTAAAGTAGTATTTGACAGAccgtttgtattttttgtttacaacaAATTAACTGGACTAATTATGTTGGCAGGAAAAATAACAAACCCTACTCAAGTGCCTAACTCAAGTAAatga